The nucleotide window TGCCCCAGCTGGCCAAGGATTACGACCTGGTGGTGATCGACGGCGCGCCGCGCGTGAACGAGCTGGGCCGCTCGGCGATCATCGCGAGCGACCTGGTGCTGATCCCGGTGCAGCCGTCGCCCTACGACGTCTGGGCGGCGGCCGAGACCATCAACCTCATCCGGGAAGCGCAGGTATTTCGGCCAGACATTCGCGCCGCATTTGTGATTAATCGTAAAATCGCAAATACGGCGATTGGCCGGGACGTGGCGAGCGCCCTCGGCCAGTTCGAGGACGTGCCGACGCTGGCGACGGCGCTCGGTCAGCGGGTCGCCTTCGCCGAGAGCGCAGGGCAGGGCCTCGCCGTGTTCGAGCTCGACAACGCGAGCGAGGCGGCCGCGGAGATCCGCGCCCTCGCCAAACAGGTCACCAAGGTCCAGGAGAAGAAAGCGGCATGAGCAAGAAGACCGTCCCGTTCAAGATGCCCCCAACGCCGCGCCGCCGGTCGACCTCGACCGCTGGGTGGCGAACCGGAACGGCAGCGATGCCGCGCCCGCCGAAGCCACGGCACCGGCGCCCGTGGCCGACGCTGCGGCCGAGGCCATGAAGCGGTTCACGATCGACGTGCCGGAGACGCTGCACCGGCGGGTCAAGGCGCAGTGCGCCGGGCGCGGCGTGAAGATGGCCGACGTGATCCGCGACCTCCTGGAGCGCGAGTTTCCGGACGGGGTAGGGGCCCGGTGATGGCACACGTCGGATTTACGGGTTTCCGCAAATACGATTTTCTGCAAAATCGTAAATCGCGACTCAAGGAAAGCGCCCGTCCGTGAGCAAGGCCCGCATCGCCCTCGACCTCAAGACCCGCGAGGATTTCGCGGCCCTGAGCCTGCACGAGAAGAACGAGTACCTGCAGGACGTGGCGCGGCGGGTGATGGAGGCCCGGGGCCAGACCTTCGAACCGCTCTCCAAGGAGGCCCTGAGCCGCCTGCGGCGGTTCTACAGCCGCCGGAGCATGGCGGATCTCAAGCTGGAGGACACCGCCGACGAGGGCCTCCGGGAGGCCCTGCGGCGGTTCAGCGACGCCATCCGCACGAGCGAGGTGCGCAAGGTCCTTGAACACGAGCTGCCGTCCGCGCCGCGGCGGATCTCCCGCGAGCCGCCGGCGGACGACGCCCAGCTGATGTTCTTCGTGCCGTCTGTCCACGACGCCCCGGTGAAGGACGACTTCAACCTGATGGACATCGCGCCGTTCGCACTCTCGAAGTCGGCCGGCGAGGGGATCATCCGCTACGAGCTGAAGGACGCGATCATCACCATTGAGGGCGGCGCGGAGACCGGGCTCGCCACGGCCTACGACTACGATATCGTCATCAACATGATCTCGTTCTTGGCCGAGGAGACCCGCCAGTATCACATTGCCGACGCCAAGGGCCTGAAGCCCTCGCTGCCGCCGCGGACCTACCGCCCGGCCGCCGCCGAAATCCTGAAGTTCTGCCGTCGCGAGCTGGGGGGCAAGCAGTATGAGGACCTCGAAGGCGCCCTTGACCGGCTGCAGGCCACCCGGGTCAAGATCACCAACCTCCGTTCGGACGGCAAGGACAAGGGT belongs to Ancalomicrobiaceae bacterium S20 and includes:
- a CDS encoding plasmid partition protein ParG, with translation MANRNGSDAAPAEATAPAPVADAAAEAMKRFTIDVPETLHRRVKAQCAGRGVKMADVIRDLLEREFPDGVGAR
- a CDS encoding replication initiator protein A: MSKARIALDLKTREDFAALSLHEKNEYLQDVARRVMEARGQTFEPLSKEALSRLRRFYSRRSMADLKLEDTADEGLREALRRFSDAIRTSEVRKVLEHELPSAPRRISREPPADDAQLMFFVPSVHDAPVKDDFNLMDIAPFALSKSAGEGIIRYELKDAIITIEGGAETGLATAYDYDIVINMISFLAEETRQYHIADAKGLKPSLPPRTYRPAAAEILKFCRRELGGKQYEDLEGALDRLQATRVKITNLRSDGKDKGRRETEAFPLIGRYKVVSRTSQDRIDQIEIDIPQWVYEGVVKPHGKPSILTLNRDYFLIARPIAKVIYRLARKAAGDGEARYSLTEVRKRSGSKLPPGKFRQAIVEIVESAKVSPLPDYDLSLEDGKTDMILVMKRRLPASPLQAVAV